One window of Lycium ferocissimum isolate CSIRO_LF1 unplaced genomic scaffold, AGI_CSIRO_Lferr_CH_V1 ctg657, whole genome shotgun sequence genomic DNA carries:
- the LOC132045399 gene encoding lysM domain receptor-like kinase 3 yields the protein MFESRPRIVLSFLVLVYLFSVPLPVESQCKKGCDLALGSFYVWRGSNLPLISRMFSTSIPDIVAYNNKVNIPNQFSVIAGTRINIPFRCDCLDDEVLGHSFPYKVKPRDTYDLIARNYSDVTTVDLLKRFNSYPENNIPDNVNLSVVVNCYCGNSDVSKDYGLFVTYPLRAEENLTYVASTANVSANIIRRYNPEANFSSGKGIIFIPGKAS from the exons ATGTTTGAATCCAGACCAAGAATTGTGTTAAGCTTCCTAGTCCTGGTTTACTTATTCTCAGTTCCATTACCAGTTGAGTCCCAATGCAAGAAAGGTTGTGATTTAGCTTTAGGTTCATTCTATGTATGGAGGGGTTCAAATCTCCCTTTAATCTCACGGATGTTCTCCACCAGTATACCTGATATTGTAGCTTACAACAACAAGGTCAATATCCCTAATCAATTTAGTGTCATAGCTGGGACAAGAATTAACATACCCTTTCGTTGTGATTGCTTGGACGACGAGGTATTGGGACATTCTTTTCCGTACAAGGTTAAACCCCGCGATACTTATGATCTGATCGCGAGGAACTACTCCGATGTTACGACTGTGGATTTGTTGAAGAGGTTTAATAGCTATCCTGAGAATAATATCCCTGATAATGTGAACTTAAGCGTGGTAGTGAATTGCTACTGTGGGAATAGTGATGTTTCCAAAGATTATGGCCTGTTTGTTACATACCCTTTGAGGGCTGAGGAGAACCTGACGTACGTGGCGTCCACGGCTAATGTGAGTGCTAATATAATCAGAAGGTATAATCCAGAGGCAAATTTCAGTTCAGGGAAAGGGATCATCTTTATACCGGGAAAAG CTAGTTGA